Proteins from a single region of Dysgonomonadaceae bacterium PH5-43:
- a CDS encoding demethylmenaquinone methyltransferase/2-methoxy-6-polyprenyl-1,4-benzoquinol methylase (product_source=KO:K03183; cath_funfam=3.40.50.150; cog=COG2226; ko=KO:K03183; pfam=PF01209; superfamily=53335; tigrfam=TIGR01934): MTYKAEKIVPFETQTSSKGEQIEYMFDEIAPQYDKLNTLMSLGLDKIWRKKGILKLKALKPKTILDIATGTGDLAINAYRLLNPEQILGIDISEGMMNVGREKVKKQGLSEHIQFQWQDCTKLSLESNYFDAAMVAFGIRNFEDLDRGLQNILNVLRPGGQLMILELSTPEYFPMKQAYHIYSRYIIPTLGKRLTKSQEAYKYLPKSIAAFPQNRTMKEILEKNGFASVTYHKLFPGVCTLYIATK; encoded by the coding sequence ATGACTTACAAGGCTGAAAAAATAGTTCCTTTCGAAACACAAACTTCATCTAAGGGAGAACAAATAGAATATATGTTCGACGAAATTGCTCCTCAGTACGATAAACTAAACACTCTTATGTCTTTAGGCTTAGATAAAATATGGCGAAAAAAAGGAATACTTAAATTAAAAGCCTTAAAACCTAAAACTATATTAGACATAGCTACTGGCACTGGCGATTTAGCAATAAATGCTTATCGACTGCTTAACCCAGAGCAAATATTAGGCATTGATATTTCGGAAGGTATGATGAACGTTGGACGAGAAAAAGTAAAGAAACAAGGCTTATCGGAACACATACAATTTCAATGGCAAGATTGCACTAAGTTAAGTTTAGAATCAAACTATTTCGATGCCGCTATGGTGGCTTTCGGCATTCGTAACTTTGAAGATTTAGATAGAGGTTTACAAAACATACTGAATGTTTTAAGACCTGGAGGACAGCTTATGATACTCGAACTTTCAACTCCTGAGTATTTCCCTATGAAACAAGCTTATCATATTTATAGTCGCTATATTATTCCAACTTTAGGTAAACGACTCACAAAAAGTCAGGAAGCATATAAATATCTTCCAAAATCAATAGCAGCATTCCCTCAAAATAGGACAATGAAAGAAATATTAGAAAAAAATGGTTTTGCATCAGTAACTTATCATAAGTTATTCCCTGGTGTTTGTACACTTTATATTGCAACAAAGTAA
- a CDS encoding crossover junction endodeoxyribonuclease RuvC (product_source=KO:K01159; cath_funfam=3.30.420.10; cog=COG0817; ko=KO:K01159; pfam=PF02075; superfamily=53098; tigrfam=TIGR00228), translated as MIKEKIILGVDPGTSIMGYGLIKVTDNKASMLAMGILELNKYDDHYMRLRRIFERITSLIDEYLPDELAIEAPFYGKNVQSMLKLGRAQGVAMVAALSRDIPIFEYAPLKIKMSITGSGRASKEQVAGMLQRMLKIPNDCMLPQLDATDGLAAALCHYLQSNKPNVESSYKSWKDYISKNEKKVRK; from the coding sequence ATGATTAAAGAAAAGATAATATTAGGAGTTGACCCTGGTACAAGCATTATGGGGTATGGGTTGATTAAAGTTACAGACAACAAAGCCTCGATGTTGGCTATGGGAATTTTAGAACTTAACAAATACGATGACCATTATATGCGCCTGCGAAGAATATTCGAGAGGATAACAAGTCTGATTGATGAGTATCTTCCTGATGAACTGGCTATTGAAGCACCGTTTTACGGTAAAAACGTACAAAGTATGTTGAAACTTGGTCGTGCTCAGGGAGTAGCTATGGTTGCTGCTCTATCTCGGGATATTCCGATATTTGAGTATGCGCCTCTGAAAATAAAAATGTCTATTACCGGTAGCGGAAGGGCTTCAAAAGAACAGGTTGCTGGTATGTTGCAACGAATGCTTAAGATACCTAACGATTGTATGTTGCCTCAGTTAGATGCTACCGACGGACTGGCTGCTGCTTTATGTCATTACCTACAAAGCAATAAACCAAACGTTGAATCGTCTTACAAAAGTTGGAAAGATTATATTAGTAAAAACGAAAAAAAGGTTAGGAAGTAG
- a CDS encoding BASS family bile acid:Na+ symporter (product_source=KO:K03453; cog=COG0385; ko=KO:K03453; pfam=PF01758; superfamily=103473; tigrfam=TIGR00841; transmembrane_helix_parts=Outside_1_4,TMhelix_5_24,Inside_25_36,TMhelix_37_59,Outside_60_63,TMhelix_64_86,Inside_87_98,TMhelix_99_121,Outside_122_130,TMhelix_131_153,Inside_154_173,TMhelix_174_196,Outside_197_200,TMhelix_201_223,Inside_224_229,TMhelix_230_252,Outside_253_256,TMhelix_257_279,Inside_280_286), which translates to MNTIFIVLPILAILMFQLGIELNVKDFSLFIKRPKPVIIGLIGQLFLLPLLAFVWAYVFKLEPLFFIGLILIACSPGGSSSNIFSLLAKGDIALSVTLTAFSSVLTLFTIPVIMSAVINLIDEYSDQSINLPLGSLIAQNIIMMLVPILLGLLFKYKLPEKAEKTRKFISKIAFPALLVLITVFFIQHYATILQYIGRLGIVVLLLILSALLGGYLLSLLTGLKEKEKRTIVIEVGMQNAAQAIAIASSPFIFNNDIIAIPAILYSLLMNVVLLVYIRIKARQTTS; encoded by the coding sequence ATGAACACTATATTTATTGTGCTCCCTATACTTGCTATCCTGATGTTTCAGTTAGGCATAGAGCTTAATGTAAAAGATTTCAGTTTATTTATTAAGCGTCCGAAACCTGTTATTATAGGACTTATAGGTCAGCTATTTTTACTTCCTCTTTTAGCTTTTGTGTGGGCTTATGTTTTCAAATTAGAACCTTTGTTTTTTATAGGATTAATCTTAATAGCGTGTTCGCCAGGAGGTAGTTCTTCCAACATATTTTCTTTGTTAGCTAAAGGAGACATTGCGTTGTCGGTAACGTTAACCGCTTTTAGCAGTGTGCTCACCTTGTTTACTATTCCTGTAATAATGTCAGCAGTAATAAATCTTATAGATGAATACAGCGACCAATCAATAAATCTACCTTTAGGTTCTTTGATAGCTCAAAATATTATAATGATGTTAGTGCCTATATTATTGGGATTATTGTTTAAGTATAAGTTGCCCGAAAAAGCCGAAAAGACAAGAAAATTTATAAGTAAAATAGCTTTTCCCGCCTTATTGGTATTGATAACAGTATTTTTCATACAACATTACGCAACTATCTTACAGTATATCGGAAGATTAGGTATAGTTGTGTTATTACTTATCTTGTCGGCATTATTAGGAGGGTATTTACTATCCCTACTTACGGGTTTGAAAGAGAAAGAAAAACGCACCATAGTAATAGAGGTAGGAATGCAAAATGCAGCACAAGCCATAGCCATTGCTTCAAGCCCGTTTATCTTCAATAATGATATTATAGCCATTCCAGCTATATTATATTCGTTGTTGATGAATGTAGTATTGTTAGTCTACATCAGAATCAAGGCAAGACAAACTACTTCCTAA
- a CDS encoding 1,4-dihydroxy-2-naphthoate octaprenyltransferase (product_source=KO:K02548; cleavage_site_network=SignalP-TM; cog=COG1575; ko=KO:K02548; pfam=PF01040; superfamily=49503; tigrfam=TIGR00751; transmembrane_helix_parts=Inside_1_12,TMhelix_13_35,Outside_36_39,TMhelix_40_62,Inside_63_94,TMhelix_95_117,Outside_118_120,TMhelix_121_143,Inside_144_149,TMhelix_150_169,Outside_170_173,TMhelix_174_196,Inside_197_216,TMhelix_217_239,Outside_240_242,TMhelix_243_260,Inside_261_296): MENIKKKTFKAWVLASRPNTLPASACPVFVASALAYSTKTFNLTPALICLFFALTAQIISNFANDYFDYKKGIDNEERLGPKRAVAEGWIKPKTMLYVTLVLLVFDALLGLSLVFYGGWQLIIVGVVIVIFALAYSGGPYPLSSNGLGDVCVMVFFGLIPVGFTYYVQALSWNTDVIICGLAMGFVITNILVANNYRDRDTDKNVGKKTTIVIFGEVFGSYFYLFNGVAAALCCMYFLVGGNVYAAILPLFYLPFHIITWRKMISIYKGMGLIQILKESSRNLLIFSLLLAIGLMF, translated from the coding sequence ATGGAAAATATTAAGAAAAAAACTTTTAAAGCTTGGGTGTTAGCATCGCGTCCTAACACATTGCCTGCCTCGGCTTGTCCTGTGTTTGTGGCTTCGGCTTTAGCTTATTCTACAAAAACATTTAATTTAACACCTGCTCTTATCTGTTTATTTTTTGCGCTTACAGCTCAAATTATATCTAATTTTGCCAACGACTATTTCGACTATAAAAAAGGAATAGACAACGAAGAGCGGTTAGGTCCGAAACGCGCAGTAGCCGAAGGCTGGATTAAGCCCAAAACAATGCTGTATGTTACTTTAGTCTTATTGGTTTTTGATGCTTTGTTGGGTTTATCTCTTGTGTTTTATGGGGGTTGGCAATTAATAATTGTTGGTGTAGTAATTGTGATTTTTGCCTTAGCCTATTCGGGAGGTCCATATCCTTTATCATCAAATGGGTTAGGAGATGTTTGCGTGATGGTTTTCTTTGGCTTAATTCCTGTGGGCTTTACTTATTATGTGCAGGCTTTAAGCTGGAATACAGATGTAATTATATGTGGATTAGCAATGGGGTTTGTTATCACTAATATATTGGTTGCCAATAACTATAGAGATAGAGACACTGATAAAAATGTTGGTAAAAAAACTACCATTGTTATTTTTGGAGAAGTATTTGGTAGTTATTTTTATCTGTTTAACGGTGTTGCAGCCGCTTTGTGTTGTATGTATTTCTTAGTTGGTGGCAATGTTTATGCAGCAATACTGCCTTTGTTTTACCTGCCTTTTCATATAATTACCTGGAGGAAGATGATTAGTATATATAAAGGTATGGGATTAATTCAGATATTGAAAGAAAGTTCAAGAAATCTTTTAATATTTTCTTTGCTCTTAGCGATAGGTTTGATGTTTTAG